A genomic region of Ovis aries strain OAR_USU_Benz2616 breed Rambouillet chromosome 20, ARS-UI_Ramb_v3.0, whole genome shotgun sequence contains the following coding sequences:
- the LOC105603814 gene encoding histone H3.1, translated as MARTKQTARKSTGGKAPRKQLATKAARKSAPATGGVKKPHRYRPGTVALREIRRYQKSTELLIRKLPFQRLVREIAQDFKTDLRFQSSAVMALQEACEAYLVGLFEDTNLCAIHAKRVTIMPKDIQLARRIRGERA; from the coding sequence ATGGCTCGCACTAAGCAGACCGCTCGCAAATCCACCGGTGGTAAGGCGCCGCGCAAGCAGCTGGCCACCAAGGCGGCCCGCAAGAGCGCGCCGGCCACCGGCGGCGTGAAGAAGCCGCACCGCTACCGGCCCGGCACGGTGGCCCTGCGAGAGATCCGCCGCTACCAGAAGTCCACGGAGCTGCTGATCCGCAAGCTGCCGTTCCAGCGGCTGGTGCGCGAGATCGCGCAGGACTTCAAGACCGACCTGCGCTTCCAAAGCTCGGCTGTGATGGCGCTGCAGGAAGCGTGCGAGGCCTACCTGGTGGGGCTCTTCGAGGACACCAACCTGTGCGCCATCCACGCCAAGCGCGTCACCATCATGCCCAAGGACATCCAGCTCGCCCGCCGCATCCGCGGGGAGAGGGCGTAG